A genomic stretch from Thauera sp. GDN1 includes:
- the infB gene encoding translation initiation factor IF-2: MEQMSVTQFAGELKMPAAVLLEQLKRAGVDKSGAADLLTEQDKAKLLEYLRRSHGDTQPKGKITLTRKQTTEIRATDSTGRARTVQVEVRKKRTFVKRDELAEQGAAAEAVPVEELAAAVEVPAPVLETPVAEAPAIEAVAAAEPVAPEIVPGVVAAEPVVPEVVEAPAPAVAEETAAEPTAAEPSAAGDKSAPSGRAGRPGRQEPAPQVTTVLSKPLPLSEILSEEEIAARKRDEDRQRALKERQAADLRARQEREAAARTAAEARKAEEEARLRAEQQKKEEPAKPVKPTTGTLHRPAKTEDKPASRDSKRAAPAAPAREAEGAGKRRGGMKTRGEVGATAGSNWRGAGKGGGRHGRHQQDDRSSFQAPTEPIVREVHVPETITVADLAHKMAVKATEVIKALMKMGSMVTINQVLDQETAMIIVEEMGHLAVAAKLDDPDAFLEESEAHKDAEVLPRAPVVTVMGHVDHGKTSLLDYIRRAKVAAGEFGGITQHIGAYHVETARGMLTFLDTPGHEAFTAMRARGAKATDIVILVVAADDGVMPQTREAIHHAKAAGVPLVVAINKIDKPDANPERVTQELIAEEVIPEAYGGETMFVPVSAKKGTGIDELLEAVLLQAEVLELTAPKDTPAKGLIIEARLDKGRGPVASLLVQSGTLRKGDVLLAGATFGRIRAMLDENGKQIDEAGPSIPVEILGLSDVPAAGDEAIALTDEKKAREIALFRQGKFRDVKLAKQQAAKLETLMEQMAEGEVKTLPLIIKADVQGSQEALVQSLQKLSTDEVRVNVIHAAVGAISESDVNLAQASGAVIIGFNTRADAGARKLAETFGVDIRYYNIIYDAVDEVKAALSGMLAPEKREEITGLVEIRQVFTISKIGSIAGCYVLEGVVRRNSHVRLLRNHTVVWTGELESLKRFKDDVKEVKFGYECGLQLRNYNDIHEGDQLEVFEIKEVARTL, translated from the coding sequence ATGGAACAGATGAGCGTGACCCAGTTTGCCGGCGAACTGAAAATGCCGGCCGCGGTGCTGCTCGAGCAGTTGAAGCGTGCGGGCGTCGATAAATCCGGCGCCGCCGACCTGCTCACCGAACAGGACAAGGCGAAGCTGCTCGAATACTTGCGGCGTTCGCACGGCGACACCCAGCCCAAGGGCAAGATCACCCTGACGCGCAAGCAGACCACCGAGATCCGCGCCACCGATTCGACCGGTCGCGCGCGTACGGTGCAGGTCGAGGTGCGCAAGAAGCGCACCTTCGTCAAGCGCGACGAACTCGCCGAGCAGGGGGCTGCGGCCGAAGCCGTGCCGGTCGAGGAGCTCGCCGCGGCGGTCGAAGTGCCCGCGCCGGTGCTCGAGACGCCGGTTGCCGAAGCGCCGGCCATCGAGGCCGTGGCTGCGGCGGAGCCCGTCGCGCCCGAGATCGTTCCCGGGGTCGTTGCCGCCGAGCCGGTGGTGCCGGAAGTCGTCGAGGCGCCCGCGCCTGCGGTGGCCGAAGAGACCGCCGCCGAGCCGACCGCGGCGGAGCCGTCTGCCGCGGGCGACAAGTCCGCGCCCTCGGGCCGTGCCGGGCGTCCCGGCCGCCAGGAACCTGCGCCGCAGGTCACCACGGTGCTGAGCAAGCCGCTGCCGCTGTCCGAGATCCTCAGCGAGGAAGAGATCGCCGCGCGCAAGCGTGACGAGGATCGCCAGCGCGCCCTGAAGGAGCGCCAGGCGGCCGACCTGCGTGCGCGTCAGGAACGCGAGGCGGCGGCGCGTACCGCGGCCGAGGCGCGCAAGGCAGAGGAAGAGGCCCGCCTGCGCGCGGAGCAGCAGAAGAAGGAAGAGCCGGCCAAGCCTGTCAAGCCGACCACCGGCACGCTGCATCGCCCGGCCAAGACCGAGGACAAGCCCGCCAGCCGCGACAGCAAGCGCGCCGCGCCTGCAGCGCCGGCGCGCGAGGCCGAGGGTGCCGGAAAGCGCCGTGGCGGCATGAAGACGCGCGGCGAGGTCGGTGCCACCGCCGGCAGCAACTGGCGAGGTGCCGGCAAGGGCGGCGGCCGTCACGGCCGCCACCAGCAGGACGATCGTTCGTCCTTCCAGGCGCCCACCGAGCCCATCGTGCGTGAAGTGCACGTGCCCGAGACGATCACCGTCGCCGATCTCGCCCACAAGATGGCGGTGAAGGCCACCGAGGTCATCAAGGCGCTGATGAAGATGGGTTCGATGGTCACCATCAACCAGGTGCTGGACCAGGAAACCGCGATGATCATCGTCGAGGAGATGGGTCACCTGGCGGTGGCGGCCAAGCTCGACGATCCGGATGCCTTCCTCGAGGAAAGCGAAGCGCACAAGGACGCCGAGGTCCTGCCGCGCGCCCCGGTGGTCACCGTCATGGGCCACGTCGACCACGGCAAGACCTCGCTGCTCGACTACATCCGCCGCGCCAAGGTCGCCGCGGGCGAATTCGGCGGCATCACCCAGCACATCGGCGCCTACCACGTCGAGACCGCGCGCGGCATGCTGACCTTCCTCGACACCCCGGGTCACGAGGCCTTCACGGCGATGCGTGCCCGCGGTGCCAAGGCGACCGACATCGTCATCCTCGTGGTCGCGGCCGACGACGGCGTGATGCCGCAGACGCGCGAGGCGATCCACCACGCCAAGGCGGCCGGCGTGCCGCTGGTGGTGGCGATCAACAAGATCGACAAGCCCGACGCCAACCCCGAGCGCGTGACCCAGGAGCTGATCGCCGAGGAAGTCATCCCCGAGGCCTATGGCGGCGAGACCATGTTCGTGCCGGTGTCGGCCAAGAAGGGTACCGGAATCGACGAACTGCTCGAGGCCGTGCTGCTGCAGGCCGAGGTGCTGGAACTCACCGCGCCGAAGGACACCCCTGCCAAGGGTCTGATCATCGAAGCGCGCCTGGACAAGGGCCGCGGCCCGGTGGCCTCCCTGCTCGTGCAGTCGGGTACGCTGCGCAAGGGCGACGTCCTGCTCGCCGGCGCCACCTTCGGCCGCATCCGCGCGATGCTGGACGAGAACGGCAAGCAGATCGACGAAGCCGGCCCGTCCATTCCGGTCGAGATCCTCGGCCTGTCCGACGTGCCCGCCGCGGGCGATGAAGCGATCGCGCTCACGGACGAGAAGAAGGCGCGCGAGATCGCGCTCTTCCGCCAGGGCAAGTTCCGCGACGTCAAGCTCGCCAAACAGCAGGCCGCCAAGCTCGAGACGCTCATGGAGCAGATGGCCGAGGGCGAGGTCAAGACCCTGCCGCTGATCATCAAGGCCGACGTGCAGGGTTCGCAGGAAGCGCTGGTGCAGTCGCTGCAGAAGCTGTCCACGGACGAGGTGCGGGTCAACGTCATCCACGCCGCGGTCGGCGCGATCAGCGAGTCCGACGTCAACCTGGCACAGGCTTCGGGCGCGGTCATCATCGGCTTCAACACCCGTGCCGATGCCGGTGCGCGCAAGCTCGCCGAGACCTTCGGCGTCGATATCCGCTACTACAACATCATCTACGATGCGGTGGATGAGGTGAAGGCGGCGCTGTCGGGCATGCTGGCACCGGAGAAGCGCGAGGAGATCACCGGCCTGGTCGAGATCCGCCAAGTGTTCACGATCTCCAAGATCGGCTCGATCGCCGGCTGCTACGTGCTCGAAGGCGTGGTGCGGCGCAACTCGCACGTCCGCCTGCTGCGCAACCACACCGTGGTATGGACCGGCGAACTCGAGTCGCTCAAGCGCTTCAAGGACGACGTCAAGGAAGTCAAGTTCGGCTACGAGTGCGGCCTGCAGCTCAGGAACTACAACGACATCCACGAAGGCGATCAGCTCGAGGTCTTCGAGATCAAGGAAGTGGCGAGGACCCTGTAA
- the rbfA gene encoding 30S ribosome-binding factor RbfA: MPKEYSRSQRVVEQIRRELAELIRLEVKDPRVGFITLTDVEITPDYAHAKVFFTSMTGEGDVPEILQGLRRASGFLRRELGRRIRIHTIPELHFHYDRSVEEGSRLSQLIDAVVKEDEARHQDAPADGEDSAARDDDGKPRA, translated from the coding sequence ATGCCCAAGGAGTATTCCCGCAGCCAGCGCGTGGTGGAGCAGATCCGCCGCGAGCTGGCGGAGCTGATCCGGCTGGAGGTGAAGGATCCGCGCGTCGGTTTCATCACCCTCACCGATGTCGAGATCACGCCCGACTACGCCCACGCCAAGGTGTTCTTCACCAGCATGACCGGCGAGGGCGACGTGCCCGAGATCCTGCAGGGCCTGCGGCGCGCGAGCGGCTTCCTGCGCCGCGAGCTCGGGCGCCGCATCCGCATCCACACCATCCCGGAGCTGCACTTCCACTACGATCGTTCGGTGGAGGAGGGCTCGCGTCTGTCGCAGCTGATCGATGCGGTGGTTAAGGAGGACGAGGCGCGTCACCAGGACGCGCCCGCCGACGGCGAGGACTCCGCCGCCAGGGACGATGACGGCAAGCCCCGCGCCTGA
- the truB gene encoding tRNA pseudouridine(55) synthase TruB gives MTASPAPEAAALAPRAKRPKQPQRKIVRRAVDGVLLLDKPQGMSSNGALQTARRLLNAAKAGHTGTLDPMASGLLPLTFGEATKFSQMLLDADKTYEAVVQLGVETDSGDAEGKVLATHPVAVDRAALEAVLERFRGEIEQVPPMYSALKRDGKALYEYARQGIELEREARRVTIRALDLLDFAGERFAMRVHCSKGTYIRSLAMDIGAALGCGAHLAALRRTAIGGFDLAGAVSLEALEAAGEGGRDALLAPVDALVADFPVLNLDEDAARGLLQGRTLALPGACPGERVRAYGPAGFLGLAQWQDDGRLAARRLIATGGLAEAPCA, from the coding sequence ATGACGGCAAGCCCCGCGCCTGAGGCTGCGGCGCTTGCGCCGCGGGCGAAACGCCCGAAGCAGCCGCAGCGCAAGATCGTCCGCCGCGCGGTCGATGGCGTGCTGCTGCTCGACAAGCCACAGGGCATGAGCTCGAACGGTGCGCTGCAGACCGCGCGCCGCCTGCTCAACGCCGCCAAGGCCGGTCACACCGGCACCCTCGATCCGATGGCGAGCGGGCTGTTGCCGCTCACCTTCGGCGAGGCCACCAAGTTCTCGCAGATGCTGCTCGACGCCGACAAGACCTACGAGGCGGTGGTGCAGCTCGGCGTGGAAACCGACAGCGGCGACGCCGAAGGCAAGGTCCTCGCGACCCATCCGGTGGCGGTCGATCGCGCGGCGTTGGAGGCCGTGCTCGAGCGCTTCCGCGGAGAGATCGAGCAGGTGCCGCCGATGTATTCGGCGCTCAAGCGCGACGGCAAGGCGCTCTACGAATATGCACGCCAGGGCATCGAGCTCGAGCGCGAGGCGCGCCGGGTCACGATCCGTGCGCTGGACTTGCTCGACTTCGCCGGCGAGCGCTTCGCCATGCGTGTGCATTGCAGCAAGGGCACCTACATCCGCAGCCTGGCGATGGACATCGGCGCCGCGCTCGGTTGCGGGGCCCACCTCGCGGCCTTGCGCCGGACCGCGATCGGCGGTTTCGATCTGGCGGGCGCGGTGAGCCTGGAAGCCCTCGAGGCGGCCGGGGAGGGCGGGCGCGATGCACTGCTCGCGCCGGTCGATGCGCTGGTCGCGGACTTCCCGGTGCTGAACCTGGACGAGGACGCTGCGCGTGGCCTGCTGCAGGGGCGTACGCTGGCGCTGCCCGGCGCCTGCCCCGGCGAGCGGGTGCGCGCATACGGACCCGCGGGCTTTCTGGGGCTGGCGCAATGGCAGGACGACGGACGCCTCGCCGCGCGCCGCCTGATCGCCACCGGTGGCCTCGCCGAGGCGCCATGCGCATGA
- the rpsO gene encoding 30S ribosomal protein S15, whose product MALDNASKSKIVSDFQRAQGDTGSPEVQIALLTARINGLAPHFKEHAKDHHSRRGLLKMVSQRRKLLDYLKGRNADSYRNLIERLGLRK is encoded by the coding sequence ATGGCTCTTGATAACGCATCCAAGTCGAAGATCGTCTCCGACTTCCAGCGCGCCCAGGGCGACACCGGTTCCCCGGAAGTCCAGATCGCGCTCCTGACCGCCCGCATCAACGGGCTCGCCCCCCACTTCAAGGAGCATGCGAAGGATCACCACTCCCGCCGCGGCCTCCTGAAGATGGTCAGCCAGCGCCGCAAGCTGCTGGACTACCTGAAGGGCCGCAACGCCGATAGCTACCGCAATCTGATCGAGCGTCTGGGCCTGCGCAAGTAA
- the pnp gene encoding polyribonucleotide nucleotidyltransferase, with amino-acid sequence MPTAIKKTFAYGAHTVTLETGEVARQAGGAVIVNMDETVVLATVVGAKEARPGQDFFPLTVDYVEKFYAAGRIPGGFFKREGRPSEKEILTSRLIDRPIRPLFPDGFMNEVQVIVTVLSLNPEIDSDIPAMIGASAALAISGLPFNGPVGAARVGYLDGQYILNPTATELQSSAMNLVVAGTQTAVLMVESEAQELPEDVMLGAVVFGHEQMQTAIKAINELVEVAGKPEWDWQAPPANEPLIAKVGELAKAEMEEAFRITSKQERSARLSEIRKRVIGQLTEGVENAPSVNELKDIFFNLESGIVRSRILNGEPRIDGRDTRTVRPIEIRTGVLPRTHGSALFTRGETQALVVATLGTGRDEQIIDAIAGEYKERFLLHYNFPPFCTGETGRFGVTKRREVGHGRLAKRSLVAMLPKPEEFSYTVRVVSEITESNGSSSMASVCGGSLAMMDAGVPLKDHVAGIAMGLIKDGNRFAVLTDILGDEDHLGDMDFKVAGTENGITGLQMDIKIQGITKEIMHAALEQAKEGRLHILGLMKRSLSSSRGEVSEYAPRMINMKINPEKIRDVIGKGGAVIRALQEETGTVIEIEDDGAITISSVSAEGAQAAKAKIEAITAEVEVGKVYEGTVVRLLDFGAIVNIMPGRDGLLHVSQIANERVNNVADYVKEGQAVRVKVLETDERGKIRLSMKALLNENAG; translated from the coding sequence TTGCCTACCGCAATCAAGAAAACCTTCGCCTACGGCGCCCACACCGTCACCCTGGAAACCGGCGAGGTTGCTCGCCAGGCCGGTGGCGCCGTCATCGTGAACATGGACGAGACCGTGGTGCTGGCCACCGTGGTCGGCGCCAAGGAAGCCCGCCCGGGCCAGGACTTCTTCCCGCTCACCGTCGACTACGTCGAGAAGTTCTACGCCGCGGGCCGCATCCCCGGTGGCTTCTTCAAGCGCGAAGGTCGCCCGAGCGAGAAGGAAATCCTCACCTCGCGCCTGATCGACCGCCCGATCCGCCCGCTCTTCCCCGATGGCTTCATGAACGAAGTCCAGGTCATCGTCACCGTGCTGTCGCTGAACCCCGAGATCGACTCCGACATCCCGGCGATGATCGGCGCCTCGGCCGCGCTCGCGATCTCCGGCCTGCCCTTCAACGGCCCGGTCGGTGCCGCGCGCGTCGGTTATCTCGACGGCCAGTACATCCTCAACCCGACCGCCACCGAGCTGCAGTCCAGCGCGATGAACCTGGTCGTCGCCGGCACCCAGACCGCCGTGCTGATGGTCGAGTCCGAAGCCCAGGAGCTGCCCGAGGACGTCATGCTGGGCGCCGTGGTGTTCGGCCACGAGCAGATGCAGACCGCGATCAAGGCCATCAACGAGCTGGTCGAAGTCGCCGGCAAGCCCGAGTGGGACTGGCAGGCGCCGCCCGCCAACGAGCCGCTGATCGCCAAGGTCGGCGAGCTCGCCAAGGCCGAGATGGAAGAAGCCTTCCGCATCACCAGCAAGCAGGAGCGCTCGGCCCGCCTGTCGGAGATCCGCAAGCGCGTGATCGGCCAGCTCACCGAAGGCGTCGAGAATGCGCCCTCGGTCAACGAGCTCAAGGACATCTTCTTCAACCTCGAGTCGGGCATCGTCCGCAGCCGCATCCTCAACGGCGAGCCGCGCATCGACGGTCGCGACACCCGCACGGTGCGCCCGATCGAGATCCGCACCGGCGTGCTGCCGCGCACCCACGGCTCGGCGCTGTTCACCCGCGGCGAGACCCAGGCCCTGGTGGTCGCCACCCTGGGCACCGGCCGTGACGAGCAGATCATCGACGCCATCGCCGGCGAGTACAAGGAGCGCTTCCTGCTCCACTACAACTTCCCGCCCTTCTGCACCGGCGAGACCGGCCGCTTCGGCGTGACCAAGCGCCGCGAGGTCGGCCACGGCCGCTTGGCCAAGCGCTCGCTGGTCGCGATGCTGCCCAAGCCGGAAGAGTTCTCCTACACCGTGCGCGTGGTGTCCGAGATCACCGAATCCAACGGCTCGTCGTCGATGGCCTCGGTGTGCGGCGGCTCGCTCGCCATGATGGACGCCGGCGTGCCGCTGAAGGACCACGTCGCCGGTATCGCCATGGGCCTGATCAAGGACGGCAACCGCTTCGCGGTGCTGACCGACATCCTGGGCGACGAGGACCACCTCGGCGACATGGACTTCAAGGTCGCGGGAACCGAGAACGGCATCACCGGCCTGCAGATGGACATCAAGATCCAGGGCATCACCAAGGAGATCATGCACGCCGCGCTGGAACAGGCGAAGGAAGGCCGCCTGCACATCCTCGGCCTGATGAAGCGCTCGCTGTCCTCCAGCCGTGGCGAGGTGTCGGAATACGCGCCGCGCATGATCAACATGAAGATCAACCCGGAGAAGATCCGCGACGTGATCGGCAAGGGCGGTGCGGTGATCCGCGCGCTGCAGGAAGAGACCGGCACCGTGATCGAGATCGAGGACGACGGCGCGATCACCATCTCGTCGGTCAGCGCCGAGGGCGCCCAGGCCGCCAAGGCGAAGATCGAGGCCATCACCGCCGAGGTCGAGGTGGGCAAGGTCTACGAGGGAACGGTCGTGCGCCTGCTCGACTTCGGCGCCATCGTGAACATCATGCCGGGCCGCGACGGCCTGCTGCACGTGTCGCAGATCGCCAACGAGCGCGTGAACAACGTCGCCGACTACGTGAAGGAAGGCCAGGCCGTGCGCGTCAAGGTCCTCGAGACCGACGAGCGCGGCAAGATCCGCCTGAGCATGAAGGCGCTGCTGAACGAAAACGCCGGCTGA
- the dksA gene encoding RNA polymerase-binding protein DksA, protein MADETLHKQFPPYVPAAGEEYMSEKQLGHFREILNSLKGELADDIERTVHTMQDEATVFADPNDRASQESDIALELRNRDRERKLIKKIDEAIGRIEAGEYGYCDSCGVEIGLKRLEARPTATMCIDCKTLEEMRERQVAK, encoded by the coding sequence ATGGCCGACGAAACCCTGCACAAGCAATTCCCGCCCTACGTACCCGCAGCCGGCGAGGAATACATGAGCGAGAAGCAGCTGGGCCACTTCCGCGAGATCCTCAACTCGCTCAAGGGCGAACTGGCTGACGACATCGAGCGCACCGTGCACACCATGCAGGACGAGGCCACGGTGTTCGCCGACCCCAACGACCGCGCCAGCCAGGAGTCCGACATCGCGCTCGAGCTGCGCAACCGCGACCGCGAGCGCAAGCTGATCAAGAAGATCGACGAGGCGATCGGCCGCATCGAGGCGGGCGAGTACGGCTACTGCGACAGCTGCGGCGTCGAGATCGGCCTCAAGCGCCTGGAGGCGCGCCCGACCGCGACGATGTGCATCGACTGCAAGACGCTCGAGGAAATGCGCGAACGCCAGGTCGCGAAGTAA
- a CDS encoding NYN domain-containing protein has product MASSSDSVSMALFCDFENVALGVRDAKYEKFDIKRVLERLLLKGSIVVKKAYCDWERYKSFKAAMHEANFELIEIPHVRQSGKNSADIRLVVDALDLCYTKSHVDTFVIISGDSDFSPLVSKLRENAKQVIGVGVKQSTSDLLIANCDEFIFYDDLVRDSQRAAAKREARDNPPAVKRSTEEDKARREELEARRGKAIDIAVETFEALLAERGESGKIWSSMLKEAIKRRKPDFNESYFGFRAFGNLLEEAQSRGLLELGRDEKSGTYVTRPAPGTMVSEPVVVVREVASVEPAAVSVQANEPVEAEPAVRTGREGGRGSRRRGARAAEAGVPAEEAAHAAAMLEQVAEAAEAEASAHAASATESVTVESSAMPQPEPGGAGGQAGKPSKSGRSRGRRAAAKGEAELTPVHVEATQEPSVPESTPPTTSETAQAEQGDATRAGRGAARPARKRTQPAEHAAGTAVEATAAAETRGGGAGRAAKPAKRGRGASAEAAPAAVVAAVEGGAPATADAQHGEPARKAAPRTRRPRKPKAESAE; this is encoded by the coding sequence ATGGCTTCTTCTTCCGACAGCGTCAGCATGGCGTTGTTCTGCGATTTCGAGAACGTCGCCCTCGGCGTGCGGGACGCCAAGTACGAGAAGTTCGACATCAAGCGCGTGCTCGAGCGCCTGCTGCTCAAGGGCAGCATCGTGGTCAAGAAGGCCTATTGCGACTGGGAGCGCTACAAGAGCTTCAAGGCCGCGATGCACGAGGCCAACTTCGAGCTGATCGAGATTCCGCACGTCCGCCAGTCCGGCAAGAATTCTGCGGACATCCGCCTCGTCGTCGATGCGCTCGATCTCTGCTACACGAAATCGCATGTCGACACCTTCGTCATCATCAGCGGCGACTCGGACTTCTCACCGCTGGTCTCCAAGCTGCGCGAGAACGCCAAGCAGGTCATCGGCGTCGGGGTCAAGCAATCGACGTCCGACCTGTTGATCGCCAATTGCGACGAGTTCATCTTCTACGACGACCTGGTCCGCGACAGCCAGCGCGCCGCCGCCAAGCGTGAGGCGCGCGACAATCCGCCGGCGGTCAAGCGCTCCACCGAGGAGGACAAGGCACGGCGCGAAGAGCTCGAGGCGCGGCGCGGCAAGGCCATCGACATCGCGGTGGAGACCTTCGAGGCGCTGCTCGCAGAGCGCGGTGAGAGCGGCAAGATCTGGTCGTCGATGCTCAAGGAGGCGATCAAGCGTCGCAAGCCGGATTTCAACGAGAGCTACTTCGGCTTCCGCGCCTTCGGCAACCTGCTGGAGGAGGCGCAGAGCCGCGGCCTGCTCGAGCTGGGACGGGACGAGAAATCGGGCACCTACGTGACGCGTCCGGCGCCGGGTACGATGGTGAGCGAACCGGTCGTCGTGGTGCGGGAGGTTGCAAGCGTCGAGCCCGCCGCGGTGAGCGTGCAGGCGAACGAACCCGTCGAGGCCGAGCCGGCGGTGCGCACGGGGCGCGAGGGCGGACGTGGATCGCGTCGTCGCGGTGCGCGTGCTGCAGAGGCCGGCGTGCCGGCCGAAGAGGCCGCGCACGCAGCAGCGATGCTTGAGCAGGTCGCTGAGGCCGCGGAAGCCGAGGCGTCGGCACACGCAGCCAGTGCAACCGAGAGCGTGACCGTCGAGTCGTCCGCCATGCCGCAGCCCGAACCCGGTGGAGCCGGCGGGCAGGCCGGGAAGCCGTCGAAGTCCGGACGCAGTCGCGGGCGTCGAGCGGCGGCGAAGGGCGAAGCGGAGCTCACGCCGGTGCACGTTGAGGCGACGCAGGAGCCTTCGGTGCCCGAGAGCACGCCGCCGACGACCAGCGAGACCGCGCAGGCGGAGCAGGGCGATGCGACCCGCGCCGGGCGGGGAGCCGCGCGCCCGGCCCGCAAGCGGACGCAGCCGGCCGAGCACGCGGCCGGCACCGCGGTGGAAGCGACGGCGGCGGCGGAGACGCGGGGCGGCGGGGCTGGAAGGGCTGCGAAGCCCGCCAAGCGCGGCCGCGGTGCCAGCGCCGAGGCGGCTCCTGCCGCTGTGGTGGCAGCGGTCGAGGGCGGTGCGCCCGCGACGGCCGATGCACAACACGGCGAACCCGCCCGCAAGGCCGCGCCGCGCACCCGTCGCCCGCGCAAGCCCAAGGCCGAGTCCGCCGAGTGA
- the ugpQ gene encoding glycerophosphodiester phosphodiesterase → MATAWPYPRWIAHRGAGRLAPENTLAAFALGHAHGYRMFECDVRLSADGRAFLLHDDSLERTTDGVGEALARNWAELARLDAGAWHSPRYAGERLPTLDAILAFCMHHRCALNVELKPAPGDAQRTGEVVAVEIARRWVGTPPPLLSSFAPEALAAAAEAAPQLPRGLLLERFADGWLESAQRLDCIAIVAEQRAWSAETAAAASAAGLHRLAYTVNDDAEAARLLGLGLDGLITDRVDHFRP, encoded by the coding sequence ATGGCCACCGCCTGGCCCTACCCGCGCTGGATCGCCCACCGCGGGGCCGGGCGACTGGCCCCGGAGAACACGCTCGCCGCCTTCGCCCTCGGGCATGCGCACGGCTACCGCATGTTCGAGTGCGATGTGCGTCTGAGCGCGGACGGACGGGCCTTCCTGCTCCATGACGACAGCCTGGAGCGCACGACCGACGGTGTCGGCGAGGCGCTGGCGCGGAACTGGGCCGAGCTTGCGCGCCTGGACGCGGGCGCCTGGCACTCGCCCCGGTACGCGGGCGAACGCCTGCCCACGCTGGACGCGATCCTCGCCTTCTGCATGCATCATCGGTGCGCGCTGAACGTCGAGCTCAAGCCCGCCCCCGGCGATGCGCAGCGCACCGGCGAGGTCGTGGCGGTGGAGATCGCCCGGCGCTGGGTCGGCACGCCACCGCCCCTGCTGAGCTCCTTCGCCCCCGAGGCGCTGGCGGCTGCGGCCGAGGCGGCGCCGCAGCTACCGCGCGGGCTGCTGCTGGAACGCTTCGCCGACGGCTGGCTCGAGAGCGCGCAGCGCCTGGACTGCATCGCCATCGTGGCCGAGCAGCGGGCGTGGAGCGCGGAAACGGCGGCCGCGGCGAGTGCCGCCGGCCTGCACCGGCTCGCATACACGGTCAACGACGATGCCGAGGCCGCGCGCCTGCTCGGCCTCGGGCTGGATGGGCTCATCACCGACCGCGTCGATCATTTCCGCCCCTGA
- a CDS encoding ChaN family lipoprotein, whose product MSSRSSLGALALACSLITSLAMPRSAEAAAAQCLVPGTWARADGAGPQPIEGGTLLAAMAQRAVVLLGEQHDDMDHHRWQLQTLAALHAQRPHMVIGFEMFPRRVQPVLDRWVAGELTEAEFLAQSEWGKVWSMPAELYLPLFHFARLNRIPMLALNVDAKLTRAIADQGWAGVPEAEREGVGQAAAALPAYEDFLFEIHGQHAAARGKPTAAAARSEAGFRNFVDSQLAWDRAMAEALLAGRQRHAGADGQLPLAVAIMGNGHVRFGHGVAHQLRALGEEGIGQLMPVGADTGCAELGAGLADAVFAVPVARMSAPPPPRLGVALEEHANGVRIAEITRGSLAERSGLKTDDIVTEAAGAPVKRPLHLVAAVRGQPAGTWLPLKIRRGDQALEVVVRFPPER is encoded by the coding sequence ATGTCCTCACGTTCGAGCCTCGGCGCCCTCGCGCTCGCCTGCAGCCTGATCACCTCCCTCGCCATGCCGCGGTCGGCCGAGGCCGCCGCCGCGCAGTGCCTGGTGCCCGGCACCTGGGCCCGGGCCGATGGCGCGGGCCCGCAGCCGATCGAAGGCGGCACGCTGCTCGCCGCCATGGCGCAGCGCGCGGTGGTGCTGCTCGGCGAGCAGCACGACGACATGGACCATCACCGCTGGCAGTTGCAGACGCTGGCGGCGCTGCATGCCCAGCGCCCGCACATGGTGATCGGCTTCGAGATGTTCCCGCGCCGGGTGCAGCCGGTGCTCGACCGCTGGGTGGCGGGTGAGCTGACCGAAGCCGAGTTCCTCGCCCAGAGCGAGTGGGGCAAGGTGTGGAGCATGCCGGCCGAACTCTACCTGCCGCTGTTCCACTTCGCGCGCCTCAATCGCATCCCGATGCTGGCGCTGAACGTCGATGCGAAGCTGACGCGGGCGATCGCCGACCAGGGCTGGGCGGGCGTGCCGGAGGCCGAGCGCGAGGGTGTAGGGCAGGCCGCCGCAGCGCTGCCGGCCTACGAGGACTTCCTGTTCGAGATCCACGGCCAGCATGCGGCGGCGCGTGGAAAGCCGACCGCCGCGGCCGCGCGCAGCGAGGCAGGCTTCCGCAACTTCGTCGATTCGCAGCTCGCCTGGGATCGCGCGATGGCCGAAGCCCTGCTCGCGGGCCGCCAGCGCCATGCCGGCGCCGACGGGCAGCTGCCGCTCGCGGTCGCCATCATGGGCAACGGCCACGTGCGCTTCGGCCACGGGGTCGCGCATCAGTTGCGCGCGCTGGGCGAGGAGGGCATCGGCCAGCTGATGCCGGTGGGCGCCGATACCGGATGTGCGGAACTCGGCGCCGGCCTCGCCGATGCGGTGTTCGCGGTTCCGGTCGCGCGCATGAGTGCGCCGCCCCCGCCGCGACTGGGCGTTGCGCTCGAGGAGCATGCGAACGGCGTGCGCATCGCCGAGATCACCCGCGGCAGCCTGGCCGAGCGCAGCGGGCTGAAGACCGACGACATCGTCACCGAGGCGGCCGGCGCGCCGGTCAAGCGCCCGCTGCACCTCGTCGCCGCGGTCCGCGGCCAGCCGGCCGGGACCTGGCTACCGCTCAAGATCCGGCGCGGCGACCAGGCGCTGGAGGTGGTGGTGCGCTTCCCGCCCGAGCGCTGA